One Diabrotica virgifera virgifera chromosome 3, PGI_DIABVI_V3a genomic window carries:
- the LOC126881090 gene encoding uncharacterized protein LOC126881090, whose translation MDAETGEFYLDLETGEISEAPTVQNVETGEYEYTRTFKIPSYYYRRYQERKEKTNCTPRKADPLESQLITAAIFLLPTMIFFHPIMLVFVCVIEIFLHTRIHRKNKELEDLSFYYQSPLHGLTKEVCARCKDEKAKNKIAKLQDKQHEKFKNYIKRVVT comes from the coding sequence ATGGATGCTGAAACTGGAGAATTTTACCTAGACCTTGAAACTGGAGAAATATCCGAAGCCCCCACAGTCCAAAATGTCGAAACGGGGGAGTACGAATATACCAGAACTTTTAAAATCCCAAGCTACTACTACAGAAGATACcaagaaagaaaagaaaaaaccaACTGCACTCCACGTAAAGCAGATCCCCTGGAGTCACAGTTGATTACCGCGGCTATTTTTCTACTACCGACAATGATATTCTTCCATCCCATCATGCTCGTTTTTGTTTGCGTGATAGAAATATTTTTACATACTCGCATTCACAGAAAGAACAAAGAACTAGAAGATCTGTCCTTTTATTACCAGAGCCCATTACATGGCCTTACAAAAGAGGTATGTGCTAGATGTAAAGACGAAAAAGCCAAGAATAAGATCGCGAAGCTGCAAGACAAGCAGCATGAGAAATTCAAGAATTACATCAAAAGGGTTGTAACTTAA